The Sporosarcina ureae genome includes a region encoding these proteins:
- a CDS encoding response regulator transcription factor, with protein sequence MLAHLLLVEDDPEIARVIQDMLRVEGYEVTWATTGLEGWEDFQQSSYDLVLVDLMLPEMDGFILCKNIRWESNVPIIIISAKREDDDKVQGLQIGADDYVEKPFSLVELSARIQSQLRRWKRYNGTDTVSENKAVYKHELTIFWEQQKVVKEGDEIRLTATEFDLLKVLARNSERIFTKKELYEHVWNEVDTENAHTVTVHIKSLRSKLGDPVKAPQFIQTVWGTGYQFIGELL encoded by the coding sequence ATGCTAGCACATTTATTACTAGTAGAAGATGATCCCGAAATCGCTCGTGTAATCCAAGACATGCTACGGGTAGAAGGTTATGAGGTAACTTGGGCTACAACGGGTCTAGAAGGATGGGAAGATTTTCAACAAAGTAGTTATGATCTTGTTCTAGTAGATTTGATGCTACCAGAAATGGATGGCTTTATTTTATGCAAAAATATTCGGTGGGAAAGTAATGTTCCAATTATCATCATTAGCGCTAAAAGAGAAGATGATGATAAAGTACAAGGCTTACAAATAGGCGCAGACGATTACGTAGAGAAGCCATTTAGTTTAGTCGAATTAAGTGCGAGAATTCAATCGCAGCTTAGAAGGTGGAAGCGATATAACGGTACCGACACTGTGAGCGAAAACAAAGCTGTTTACAAGCATGAATTGACAATCTTTTGGGAGCAACAAAAAGTAGTGAAAGAGGGAGATGAAATCAGACTAACTGCTACTGAGTTTGATTTATTAAAAGTACTTGCGCGAAACTCAGAGCGGATCTTCACAAAAAAAGAACTGTATGAACATGTATGGAATGAAGTAGATACAGAAAACGCGCATACTGTAACGGTTCATATTAAGTCGCTTCGAAGTAAGCTTGGGGATCCTGTAAAAGCACCACAATTCATTCAGACAGTATGGGGAACAGGCTATCAATTTATTGGAGAACTCTTATGA
- a CDS encoding DUF3887 domain-containing protein, with the protein MKKIVMLALVTIFLLAACGNNKVDDSAAKEYMEKSKETITLFNEEKFDEMRTMFDPTMKDALSVEQLQEVSDIVKESGEFVSFEKESVAKKEQYFVATIVAKYKEDNRVYTITLDEKQRVAGFFVK; encoded by the coding sequence ATGAAAAAAATAGTTATGCTGGCTCTGGTAACAATTTTTCTACTTGCAGCGTGTGGAAATAATAAAGTAGATGATTCTGCTGCCAAAGAGTATATGGAGAAATCAAAAGAAACCATCACGTTATTTAATGAAGAGAAGTTTGATGAAATGCGTACTATGTTTGATCCAACGATGAAAGATGCTTTATCCGTAGAGCAATTACAAGAAGTATCAGATATTGTAAAGGAATCCGGTGAATTCGTCAGCTTTGAGAAAGAGTCAGTCGCTAAGAAAGAGCAATATTTTGTTGCGACGATTGTTGCGAAGTATAAAGAAGATAATAGAGTCTACACGATCACATTGGATGAAAAGCAACGAGTCGCAGGATTTTTTGTGAAATAG
- a CDS encoding class I SAM-dependent methyltransferase, with the protein MVTIFPTIYDIAMKPLEASRFKKVRTELVRNAQGEVLEIGSGTGINFPYYRQAKHVTAIEPNPEMSRKATRRGRNAHVPITLYEAKAESLLFADHTFDTVISTLVFCTIPNPRLALKEIQRVSKPGATIIFFEHVKMKQPTLAKAQEIVNPLWEKVCDGCQLNRDTLSMILDSGLYVEELESLYGGLFLSIQCKNY; encoded by the coding sequence ATGGTAACTATATTTCCCACTATTTATGACATAGCAATGAAGCCGTTAGAAGCAAGTCGATTTAAAAAGGTTCGAACGGAGTTAGTCCGTAATGCACAAGGGGAAGTATTGGAAATTGGTTCAGGTACCGGTATCAACTTTCCATATTACCGGCAGGCAAAACATGTAACAGCGATTGAACCGAATCCAGAGATGAGTCGCAAGGCTACTAGAAGAGGACGAAACGCGCATGTGCCGATTACTCTATATGAAGCAAAGGCAGAATCATTACTATTTGCCGATCATACATTTGATACAGTCATCTCGACTTTAGTATTTTGTACAATACCCAATCCACGACTTGCTTTGAAAGAAATCCAACGTGTAAGTAAACCAGGCGCCACTATTATATTTTTCGAACATGTCAAAATGAAGCAACCAACTCTTGCAAAAGCACAAGAGATAGTAAACCCGTTATGGGAAAAGGTGTGTGATGGTTGCCAACTAAATCGTGATACACTTTCCATGATCTTGGATTCAGGTTTATACGTAGAAGAGTTGGAATCACTTTACGGAGGCTTGTTTTTATCAATTCAATGTAAAAATTACTAG
- a CDS encoding monothiol bacilliredoxin BrxC family protein, giving the protein MKRIKKIDEWRELLEKSDEQPFLLFKSSMTSVSSLAAKKELDGLRTDLPIYIVITQVSKKLSAAIESDLGVPHEVPQLLILKGKRAIWQATHYQIKEQILLDAIQEYV; this is encoded by the coding sequence ATGAAAAGAATAAAAAAAATTGACGAGTGGCGGGAACTGCTTGAAAAGTCGGATGAGCAACCATTTCTATTATTTAAATCCAGTATGACTTCTGTGAGCAGTTTGGCAGCAAAAAAAGAATTGGATGGACTTCGCACGGATTTGCCTATTTATATCGTCATTACACAAGTGAGTAAAAAGCTTTCAGCGGCTATTGAATCAGATTTAGGTGTTCCGCACGAAGTTCCACAATTATTAATTTTAAAAGGTAAACGAGCGATCTGGCAAGCTACTCATTATCAAATCAAAGAACAGATTTTACTGGATGCGATACAAGAATATGTTTGA
- a CDS encoding small, acid-soluble spore protein tlp gives MAKNYPKPNDSADNKERLNKTISNMEAAEDAMKFAEGKEFEQIKKKNERRAESIEDLKDEISEEDKSRINGYI, from the coding sequence ATGGCGAAGAATTATCCCAAGCCGAATGATTCTGCAGACAACAAAGAACGACTGAATAAGACGATCAGCAATATGGAAGCAGCAGAAGATGCGATGAAATTTGCTGAGGGCAAAGAGTTCGAACAGATCAAAAAGAAAAACGAACGCAGAGCAGAAAGTATCGAGGATTTAAAAGATGAAATTAGTGAAGAAGACAAGTCAAGGATCAACGGGTATATATAA
- a CDS encoding acyltransferase family protein, whose protein sequence is MSDLQLPNKRFRPEIEGVRTVATLLIAMYHIWFGRVSGGIDVFFVISGYLMTLSILSRIERNGSVNFIEYFLNLMRRLVPQATVVLIFTGIFAVILLPQFEWGEIIAHMMASTFYFENWRLAIDSVDYLAKDNLASPFQHFWSLSVQGQFYLIWPVLLLSICYIARKFLKTPIYKTVLSSLIIVFVSSLAFSVYQTNVNQPFAYFNTFTRMWEFSIGGIFALLSPYLLFNKRWSVILGWLGLVIISLTGVLFPVSTVFPGYFALIPISGVLLILIASESITLYGVNRFLSTKPLIYLGSLTYGVYLWHWPLLIFYRSYMETETVPVGHGILLLMTTLVLSMITTKLLEKPVQKIGRNQKNGQLLVVLSAMLVLACSSIFSISTYIEKATASSDIVQEQDYPGAQSEKFDMQTVSYVDLIPSPSEIKTDLPAFYEDLECQSANLTEVRKCSYGVLKDFDFTLALVGGSHSGHWFPALIELAEDMNFKIDLYSHDGCRFTDEDPKGNLTKACIPWNRNLIDTLLEDPPDLVFTTSTVNKRPKVPQGFINQWKRLEGITTIFAIRDNPRMQKIIPVCLEQADDLLDCSVPRDQAIAKETPWEVTEGIPSNVFFADLTDSFCDETTCYPVIGNIIVYRDDNHITAQYAKTLAPALKVPLQQAFDSVGKNIRNDE, encoded by the coding sequence ATGTCGGATCTACAGTTACCCAATAAAAGGTTTAGGCCCGAAATAGAAGGGGTACGAACGGTTGCAACATTATTAATCGCTATGTATCATATCTGGTTTGGTAGGGTGTCTGGTGGAATCGACGTGTTCTTCGTGATCTCAGGTTATTTGATGACATTGTCCATTCTCTCACGAATAGAACGAAACGGTTCAGTGAATTTTATAGAATACTTTCTGAACTTAATGAGAAGACTAGTACCTCAAGCCACAGTCGTCTTGATTTTCACTGGAATATTTGCAGTGATTCTTTTACCTCAGTTTGAATGGGGCGAAATCATTGCGCATATGATGGCTTCCACGTTTTACTTTGAAAACTGGCGTTTAGCAATTGATTCTGTTGACTATTTAGCAAAAGATAATTTGGCAAGTCCTTTTCAACATTTTTGGTCACTCAGCGTACAAGGTCAATTTTATTTGATCTGGCCTGTTTTACTCCTATCTATTTGCTATATCGCACGAAAATTTTTGAAAACGCCTATATATAAAACAGTACTTAGTTCGCTCATTATAGTGTTTGTATCTTCACTGGCTTTTTCCGTCTATCAAACAAATGTTAACCAGCCATTTGCATACTTCAATACATTCACGCGCATGTGGGAATTTAGTATTGGCGGAATTTTTGCTTTGCTGTCTCCATACTTATTATTCAATAAAAGATGGAGTGTGATCTTAGGATGGCTAGGTCTAGTGATTATTAGTCTCACGGGCGTTTTATTTCCCGTTTCGACGGTATTCCCTGGGTATTTCGCTTTGATTCCTATTAGCGGAGTATTACTCATATTAATCGCCTCAGAAAGTATTACACTATATGGTGTCAATCGATTTTTATCAACCAAGCCTCTCATTTATTTAGGTAGTCTTACATATGGTGTGTATTTATGGCATTGGCCGTTGCTAATTTTCTATCGTTCCTATATGGAAACAGAAACAGTACCTGTAGGTCACGGTATTTTACTGTTGATGACGACCCTCGTATTGTCCATGATTACTACCAAGTTATTAGAAAAACCTGTCCAAAAAATAGGTCGAAATCAAAAGAACGGGCAACTACTCGTTGTTTTGTCTGCAATGCTAGTGCTTGCATGTAGTTCTATATTTTCTATATCTACTTATATTGAAAAAGCAACTGCTAGTTCGGATATTGTCCAGGAACAAGATTACCCTGGGGCTCAATCAGAAAAGTTTGATATGCAAACTGTATCTTATGTAGACCTGATTCCATCACCATCAGAAATCAAAACCGATCTACCGGCATTTTATGAAGATTTGGAATGCCAATCAGCTAACCTAACAGAAGTTAGGAAATGTTCGTATGGTGTTTTGAAGGACTTTGATTTCACTTTGGCGCTCGTAGGTGGATCTCACTCAGGTCATTGGTTCCCGGCTTTAATAGAATTAGCGGAAGACATGAATTTTAAAATCGATTTATATAGTCATGATGGCTGTCGATTTACAGACGAAGATCCAAAAGGAAATTTAACAAAAGCGTGTATTCCATGGAATCGTAACTTAATTGATACGTTACTAGAAGATCCACCTGATTTGGTTTTCACGACATCGACAGTGAATAAGCGTCCAAAAGTACCGCAAGGATTTATCAATCAATGGAAACGACTTGAAGGAATTACGACCATCTTTGCGATACGGGATAATCCCCGCATGCAAAAGATTATTCCTGTCTGCCTTGAACAAGCAGACGATCTGTTGGACTGTTCAGTTCCGAGAGATCAAGCTATTGCAAAGGAAACTCCGTGGGAAGTGACAGAAGGTATTCCATCGAATGTGTTTTTCGCAGACTTAACAGACTCTTTCTGTGATGAAACGACTTGTTATCCTGTCATCGGGAATATTATTGTCTATCGTGATGATAACCATATTACCGCTCAGTATGCAAAAACGTTAGCACCCGCATTAAAAGTACCGTTGCAGCAAGCATTTGATAGCGTAGGAAAAAACATACGCAATGATGAGTGA
- a CDS encoding D-glycero-alpha-D-manno-heptose-1,7-bisphosphate 7-phosphatase — protein MKKAVFLDRDGVINEVLTDRVKFVNEPNQLYFLPGVAEAIKQLNQLFDYIFVVTNQGGVGLGYMKESKLKSIHDHMIAELAKEGAIIDEVVYCPHKPKSGCDCRKPHSQLIENLAMKYDVDLSNSYMVGDTDTDIIAGKRAGTKTVFLGATDPIADAVFPDLLHAVPWIREDIVK, from the coding sequence ATGAAAAAAGCTGTATTTCTGGATCGAGATGGCGTGATCAATGAAGTGTTGACAGATCGAGTGAAATTTGTGAATGAACCGAATCAACTATATTTCTTGCCGGGGGTTGCGGAGGCAATTAAGCAATTGAATCAACTGTTTGATTATATATTTGTTGTAACGAATCAAGGCGGTGTGGGGCTTGGTTACATGAAGGAATCCAAATTGAAATCCATTCATGATCATATGATAGCAGAACTTGCAAAGGAAGGTGCAATAATTGACGAAGTCGTTTATTGTCCGCATAAGCCAAAGTCTGGTTGTGATTGTCGCAAGCCTCACAGTCAGTTGATAGAAAATCTCGCAATGAAGTATGATGTAGATTTGTCCAATTCTTATATGGTAGGCGATACGGATACAGATATTATTGCCGGCAAGAGAGCGGGAACTAAGACCGTTTTTCTTGGTGCAACAGATCCAATAGCAGATGCAGTGTTCCCAGATCTGCTGCATGCTGTACCTTGGATTAGGGAAGATATAGTGAAGTGA
- a CDS encoding MDR family MFS transporter, translated as MVNSQKFDFKKNLPLMIVLLSGAFITILNQTLLATALPPIMKDLQISESTVQWLQSIFMLVNGIMIPITAFFIGKFTTRRLFLTAMSIFALGTLIAATSPNFSILLIGRVLQGAGAGIMMPLLQTIMFLLFPIEQRGKAMGYFGLVIAFAPAIGPSLSGYLVDQFPWRSVFYVVLPFALLNIVAAYFLLKNVTKLTNPKMDYLSIVLSTFGFGGLLYGFSIAGNTGWLHANVLISLIVGAISLAWFILRQMKLEQPILEFKVFKYGVFTLATSLGMIVFASMIASTVILPLFMQTMLGFNALHSGLMLLPGAIVMGIMNPVTGTIFDKYGAKWLLLSGFTILTVTTFMFANLSVDTTFTYLAILNAVRMFGIAMIMMPSTTLGLNQLPTHLISHGTAMNNTFRQISGSIGTAALVTVMITSDLDNGTIAGQIQGVNTAFLVSGCISIVGLLLALLIKNPQLKDTDAKV; from the coding sequence ATGGTAAACTCACAGAAATTCGATTTTAAAAAGAACCTTCCCTTAATGATCGTACTATTATCGGGTGCGTTCATCACAATTCTGAATCAAACGCTTCTCGCTACTGCCCTTCCGCCAATCATGAAAGATCTTCAGATTAGCGAAAGTACAGTGCAGTGGTTGCAGTCGATCTTCATGTTGGTCAACGGCATTATGATCCCTATTACAGCTTTTTTCATCGGAAAGTTTACAACCCGACGTCTATTTTTGACAGCGATGAGTATATTTGCTTTAGGTACACTAATCGCAGCGACTTCTCCAAATTTCTCTATATTGTTAATAGGTAGAGTTCTCCAAGGTGCGGGAGCCGGGATTATGATGCCACTCTTGCAAACTATTATGTTTTTACTATTTCCGATTGAGCAACGCGGAAAAGCAATGGGTTACTTTGGACTCGTTATTGCATTCGCTCCTGCTATCGGACCGAGCTTATCTGGTTATCTTGTCGATCAGTTCCCTTGGCGCAGCGTATTCTATGTTGTTTTGCCGTTTGCTTTGTTGAATATTGTAGCCGCTTATTTCTTGCTGAAAAATGTAACGAAACTGACCAATCCAAAAATGGATTATTTATCGATCGTTCTCTCTACATTCGGTTTTGGTGGATTGCTCTACGGTTTCAGTATTGCAGGTAATACTGGTTGGCTTCATGCGAACGTTTTGATCTCGTTAATCGTTGGGGCGATTTCACTCGCTTGGTTCATTTTAAGACAAATGAAACTGGAACAACCCATTCTCGAGTTTAAAGTGTTCAAGTATGGCGTATTCACACTGGCCACTAGCTTAGGTATGATCGTATTTGCTTCCATGATTGCATCGACAGTGATTTTGCCGTTGTTCATGCAGACTATGCTTGGCTTTAATGCTCTCCACTCAGGTCTTATGCTGCTACCAGGGGCAATTGTCATGGGAATCATGAATCCAGTGACCGGTACGATATTCGATAAATATGGAGCCAAATGGTTACTACTGTCTGGCTTCACCATTTTAACCGTCACGACGTTCATGTTTGCCAACTTATCAGTAGATACAACGTTCACATATTTAGCCATATTGAACGCTGTAAGAATGTTTGGGATTGCAATGATTATGATGCCATCCACTACACTAGGATTGAACCAGCTACCCACTCATTTAATTTCTCATGGTACGGCAATGAACAATACATTTCGACAGATTTCAGGATCCATCGGAACTGCTGCACTCGTTACAGTCATGATCACATCTGATCTGGATAACGGAACCATTGCAGGTCAAATCCAAGGGGTGAATACAGCCTTCCTCGTATCAGGTTGTATATCCATTGTAGGACTTCTATTAGCGCTGCTGATCAAGAATCCACAACTAAAAGATACAGATGCAAAGGTATAA
- a CDS encoding helix-turn-helix transcriptional regulator, with protein MIKNRVKELRTRMDLTQGTLAEQVGVTRQTIVALEKGSYTPSLLLAMNIAEVFELSIEEIFYKEDA; from the coding sequence GTGATTAAAAATCGAGTCAAAGAATTGCGTACGCGAATGGATTTAACACAAGGTACACTTGCAGAACAAGTTGGGGTTACACGACAAACGATAGTGGCATTAGAAAAAGGTAGTTATACCCCTTCTCTCTTGCTTGCCATGAACATTGCAGAAGTATTTGAGTTGTCAATTGAAGAAATCTTTTACAAGGAGGATGCTTAA
- a CDS encoding QueT transporter family protein produces the protein MSMSFVKDSPKSKSTVNELTKTALVAALYVAVTFVFAVISFGAVQLRLSEMFNYLALYNKRYVIGVTLGVMFANFMSPTWILDVPIGSMATLVALLICRALTKKIKNDIVKMVITAIVFALSMCAIAAQLTIMLGFPFWATWLTAGIGELLSMTIGGVIIYSLNKKIDLSK, from the coding sequence ATGAGTATGTCTTTTGTTAAAGATTCACCTAAGAGTAAGAGTACGGTGAATGAACTGACAAAAACAGCGCTCGTCGCAGCTTTGTATGTGGCGGTGACGTTTGTGTTTGCAGTGATCAGTTTTGGCGCAGTCCAACTGCGTTTGTCAGAGATGTTCAACTATCTGGCTTTGTATAATAAAAGGTATGTGATCGGTGTCACACTAGGTGTCATGTTCGCAAACTTTATGTCACCCACTTGGATATTGGATGTGCCGATTGGTTCGATGGCTACGTTAGTCGCATTATTAATATGTCGTGCACTGACAAAGAAAATAAAAAACGATATCGTCAAAATGGTAATCACTGCTATTGTGTTTGCATTGTCCATGTGTGCCATTGCAGCCCAATTGACTATTATGCTTGGTTTCCCGTTCTGGGCTACTTGGCTGACAGCTGGAATTGGCGAGTTGTTATCCATGACAATTGGCGGAGTCATTATATACTCGTTGAATAAGAAAATAGATTTGTCCAAATAA
- a CDS encoding 3-oxoacyl-ACP reductase yields MKFAEYEKKTVVVTGGASGIGYAQAVAFLENGANVFAFDINEGDLRKLQQEYPSQFAYAIGSVRAKDEVAHAVKEACNVFGTIDILLNTAGVLDGFAKTLDTDEALWDTIMDTNVKGTYFMTNEVLPHMIARKSGVIVNMASIAGLVAGGGGAAYTASKHAIVGYTKQLDMDYCREGIRANAIAPGAIQTPMNKADFEGDGEMAKWVAEETPAGRWAQPSEVASLTLYVASSAADYIHGAVIPIDGGWIAK; encoded by the coding sequence ATGAAATTTGCAGAATATGAGAAAAAGACAGTCGTAGTGACAGGTGGTGCGTCTGGGATTGGGTACGCACAGGCGGTAGCGTTTTTAGAAAATGGAGCGAATGTCTTTGCGTTTGATATAAACGAAGGGGATCTTAGGAAATTGCAACAGGAGTATCCGTCACAGTTTGCCTATGCGATTGGAAGTGTCCGTGCAAAGGACGAAGTAGCACACGCTGTCAAAGAAGCATGTAACGTGTTTGGTACAATAGATATTTTACTAAACACAGCAGGGGTGCTCGATGGTTTTGCAAAAACTCTAGACACTGATGAAGCGCTTTGGGATACAATCATGGATACGAATGTGAAAGGTACATACTTTATGACGAATGAAGTATTGCCACATATGATCGCTCGAAAGTCAGGTGTCATTGTCAATATGGCATCCATTGCAGGACTTGTGGCGGGCGGTGGCGGTGCAGCTTATACTGCATCCAAACATGCCATTGTCGGTTACACAAAGCAACTGGACATGGATTACTGCCGCGAGGGGATTCGTGCGAATGCAATTGCACCAGGCGCGATTCAGACCCCGATGAACAAGGCGGATTTTGAAGGCGATGGTGAAATGGCGAAGTGGGTAGCGGAAGAAACGCCTGCAGGCCGATGGGCACAGCCGAGTGAGGTTGCGAGCCTGACATTATACGTAGCCAGTTCCGCAGCGGATTATATTCATGGAGCGGTTATTCCGATTGACGGAGGTTGGATTGCAAAATAA
- a CDS encoding DUF2829 domain-containing protein yields MTFEEILPRLKAGEKVIRSNWGGAELYVKLVGESEQDGKKLNPYFVIDVTGEGYTMFTPTVCDLLAEDWVIVE; encoded by the coding sequence ATGACATTTGAAGAAATATTACCACGTTTGAAGGCTGGAGAGAAAGTCATACGCAGTAACTGGGGTGGAGCGGAATTATATGTGAAGCTAGTAGGAGAAAGCGAACAAGACGGTAAAAAGCTAAATCCATATTTCGTGATTGATGTAACGGGTGAAGGCTATACTATGTTCACACCAACAGTTTGCGACTTACTAGCTGAAGACTGGGTCATCGTAGAGTAA
- a CDS encoding MFS transporter has translation MDLRVLLLAVSAVTVGLVELVVGGILPVIADDLNVSIATAGQLITVFALVYAVAGPVLLSLTAKVERKKLYLITLVVFLLGNILTYFSPTFGLMMAARVLTAASAALVIVLSLTITARMVEPRVRAKSLGYIYMGISSSLVLGVPIGIVVTNAFGWRSVFLGIAILTVGSIVLIAKFLEKIPNAKVQPLSVQLKALANKKIFFAHLATMFMLAGHYTVYAYFTPFLETTMKLSPYWISVFYFLFGLAAVAGGAFGGGLASRLGSKRSILIILGAFAISLFALPYSTFSIPLFIIFMMVWGGLSWALAPAQQDYIIQSDPVTSDVHQSFNNSALQVGIALGSGVGGVVFSQTGNVTNMPAVGGVIVIIAFLCAAISLSMAVKTRQTAM, from the coding sequence TTGGATTTACGTGTTTTATTATTGGCAGTATCCGCCGTTACGGTAGGACTGGTAGAATTGGTAGTCGGCGGGATTTTGCCCGTCATTGCGGATGATTTAAATGTTTCAATTGCAACGGCTGGACAACTCATTACAGTATTCGCTCTCGTCTACGCGGTAGCAGGACCTGTATTATTGTCACTGACCGCGAAAGTGGAACGCAAGAAATTATATTTGATTACTTTGGTCGTATTCTTACTTGGAAACATCCTAACGTACTTCAGTCCGACATTCGGCTTGATGATGGCTGCTCGTGTATTGACAGCTGCAAGTGCAGCACTCGTCATTGTGCTGTCGTTGACGATTACAGCAAGAATGGTTGAGCCGCGTGTTAGAGCTAAGTCGCTTGGTTATATATACATGGGAATCAGCTCATCGCTTGTTCTAGGGGTACCCATTGGGATTGTAGTAACGAACGCATTCGGATGGCGTTCAGTGTTTTTAGGAATTGCGATCTTGACAGTAGGTTCTATTGTATTGATTGCAAAGTTTCTCGAAAAAATACCGAACGCGAAAGTTCAACCATTGTCCGTTCAACTTAAAGCTTTAGCTAATAAAAAGATATTTTTCGCTCATTTAGCGACCATGTTTATGCTCGCGGGACATTATACGGTATATGCGTATTTCACCCCCTTCCTAGAGACTACGATGAAGTTAAGCCCTTATTGGATCAGTGTATTCTACTTCCTATTTGGACTTGCAGCAGTAGCAGGCGGAGCATTTGGTGGCGGACTCGCTTCACGTCTTGGCTCAAAGAGAAGCATTTTAATCATATTAGGGGCTTTTGCAATTAGTTTATTTGCACTTCCCTATTCAACATTCTCCATTCCACTTTTCATTATCTTCATGATGGTCTGGGGTGGATTAAGCTGGGCGCTAGCACCTGCTCAGCAAGACTATATTATCCAAAGTGATCCTGTAACTTCCGATGTGCACCAGAGTTTCAATAACTCGGCGCTACAAGTCGGGATTGCGCTTGGATCTGGCGTTGGCGGGGTAGTCTTTAGTCAAACAGGCAATGTAACAAATATGCCGGCAGTTGGTGGCGTAATTGTGATAATCGCATTCTTATGTGCCGCGATCTCTTTATCGATGGCTGTAAAGACTCGGCAGACCGCTATGTAA
- a CDS encoding DUF3784 domain-containing protein: MTGLLLDIVIMIAFIVYGIALWQGKGASLLSGYNTMPIEKKIRINERALCKFMAKIMFALSFCVGLFAVSELLEEDVYFIVGLALFIVVLVFTLIYVNTGNRFKK, from the coding sequence ATGACCGGCCTACTCCTTGATATTGTTATCATGATTGCATTCATTGTATATGGTATAGCACTTTGGCAAGGTAAAGGAGCGTCCTTGTTGTCAGGCTATAATACGATGCCAATCGAAAAAAAGATCCGCATTAATGAACGTGCGTTATGCAAGTTCATGGCGAAAATCATGTTCGCTTTAAGTTTTTGTGTCGGCTTGTTCGCTGTGAGTGAGCTGTTAGAGGAAGATGTATACTTTATTGTAGGATTAGCACTTTTCATAGTAGTACTAGTGTTTACCTTAATTTATGTCAATACAGGTAATCGTTTCAAAAAATAA
- a CDS encoding PH domain-containing protein, with the protein MGLFDALLGNASVVNNDEVRKELDLILAEGEEVEAAFKLVRDLIVFTKTRLILVDKQGITGKKVEYHSVPFKSISHYSVETAGTFDMDAELKIWISSSLTPHIEKQFRKDKAIYDIQKILATVCV; encoded by the coding sequence ATGGGATTATTTGATGCGCTTTTAGGAAATGCTTCCGTCGTAAACAACGATGAAGTGAGGAAAGAACTAGACTTGATCTTGGCAGAAGGCGAAGAAGTGGAAGCCGCGTTTAAGCTAGTGCGAGATTTAATCGTATTCACGAAAACACGATTAATACTCGTAGACAAGCAAGGTATCACAGGAAAGAAAGTGGAATACCATTCCGTCCCATTCAAAAGTATCTCTCATTATAGTGTAGAAACTGCAGGTACATTTGATATGGATGCGGAATTGAAAATTTGGATATCAAGCTCACTGACTCCGCATATTGAAAAACAGTTTAGAAAAGATAAAGCTATTTATGATATCCAGAAAATATTAGCTACGGTTTGTGTTTAA